In a genomic window of Lagopus muta isolate bLagMut1 chromosome 2, bLagMut1 primary, whole genome shotgun sequence:
- the LOC125689494 gene encoding adipocyte plasma membrane-associated protein — protein sequence MNEAEGLRQRRPLRPQVITEDGPAQEAKEGSAYSSKVFRVTFLTLAASLAVPLLGATVLLDCPIDPQPISLKEPPLLTGVLEPNNKLQKAERLWENQLVGPESIVSIGDVLFTGTADGKILKIEDGEVQTVARIGHGPCGTPEDEPTCGRPLGIRAGPNNTLFVADAYYGLYEVNPGTGETKVLVSTKTLIEGQKLSFLNDLTVTRDGRKIYFTDSSSKWQRKDYLFLLMEGTDDGRLLEYDTVTKEVKVLMVGLRFPNGVQLSPAEDFVLVLETTMARIRRYYVSGLMKGGADMFVENMPGLPDNIRLSSSGGYWVAVPGVRPNPGFSAFDFLSEKPWIKRMIFKILSQETVTKLVPKRSLVVELSETGSYRRSFHDPTGVTVPSVSVAYEHNGYLYLGSFQSPFICRLNLQHV from the exons ATGAATGAGGCCGAGGGGCTGCGGCAACGCCGGCCGCTCCGCCCGCAGGTCATCACCGAGGACGGCCCGGCGCAGGAGGCCAAGGAGGGCAG TGCTTACAGCAGCAAGGTGTTCCGTGTTACCTTCTTGACTTTGGCTGCGTCTCTGGCTGTGCCCCTGCTTGGAGCAACTGTTCTACTGGATTGTCCTATAGACCCCCAGCCTATAAG CCTGAAAGAACCACCCCTCCTGACGGGTGTGCTGGAGCCCAATAACAAGTTACAGAAAGCTGAGCGACTATGGGAGAATCAACTGGTTGGGCCAGAATCCATCGTCAGTATTGGAG ATGTGCTATTTACTGGGACAGCTGATGGAAAGATTCTCAAAATTGAAGATGGGGAAGTACAGACAGTAGCCAGAATTGGCCATGGTCCTTGTG GAACTCCTGAAGATGAGCCAACTTGTGGACGACCACTTGGTATCAGAGCGGGACCAAATAACACCCTTTTTGTGGCAGATGCTTACTATGGACTCTATGAAGTTAATCCAGGCACAG GTGAAACGAAAGTGCTTGTGTCAACCAAAACGCTAATTGAAGGTCAGAAGTTGTCGTTTCTGAATGACCTTACTGTGACCCGAGATGGCAGGAAAATCTACTTCACAGACTCCAGTAGcaaatggcaaagaaaagaCTACTTATTCCTGCTTATGGAAGGCACAGATGATGGGCG CCTGCTTGAATATGACACAGTAACAAAAGAAGTGAAAGTCTTAATGGTGGGACTGAGGTTTCCCAATGGTGTTCAGCTCTCTCCTGCAGAAGACTTTGTCCTGGTGTTGGAAACAACCATGGCCAGAATCAGAAG GTATTATGTGTCTGGGCTGATGAAAGGTGGAGCAGATATGTTTGTTGAGAATATGCCTGGTCTTCCAGATAATATCAGATTAAGCAGCTCTGGTGGATATTGGGTAGCTGTGCCAGGTGTCCGTCCCAATCCTGGATTTTCTGCGTTCgattttttgtctgaaaaacCATGGATTAAAAGGATGATATTtaag aTACTGAGCCAGGAAACTGTGACAAAGCTCGTGCCCAAGCGTAGCCTCGTTGTTGAACTTAGTGAGACAGGATCCTACAGAAGAAGCTTTCATGATCCCACTGGAGTGACAGTACCTTCTGTTAGCGTGGCATATGAGCACAATGGATATCTTTACCTGGGCTCCTTCCAGTCCCCGTTTATTTGCAGACTTAATCTTCAGCATGTTTAA
- the CST7 gene encoding cystatin-F produces the protein MAANFTRSFTTLCCLVLWGFTCTCDATYIPPPHSTVNPGFPVPMNTNNPGVRKAARFGVYQYNNSSNDLFLFKERQINKAMVQIVRGLKYMLHVEIGRTVCEKRGHSNLDNCHFQRKKNLQQMLKCYFEVWMTPWLHKADVPVSLCH, from the exons ATGGCAGCAAACTTCACCCGCAGCTTCACCACTCTTTGCTGTTTAGTGCTCTGGGGCTTCACCTGCACTTGTGATG cTACATACATACCACCACCTCATTCAACCGTGAATCCTGGCTTCCCAGTACCAATGAACACCAACAATCCTGGCGTTCGCAAGGCAGCTCGCTTTGGGGTTTACCAATACAACAACAGTTCCAACGACCTATTTCTGTTTAAAGAACGGCAAATAAACAAAGCTATGGTACAG ATCGTCAGAGGTCTGAAATACATGCTCCACGTGGAAATCGGCCGCACAGTGTGTGAGAAGAGAGGGCACTCCAACCTGGACAACTGTCACttccagaggaagaaaaatctgcaaCAG ATGCTGAAATGCTATTTTGAGGTCTGGATGACACCTTGGTTGCATAAAGCAGATGTTCCTGTTTCTCTCTGTCACTGA